A window of the Pelagicoccus albus genome harbors these coding sequences:
- a CDS encoding ABC transporter permease subunit, which produces MSQLRPIFKKEFLGYFRSPVGYVILAVFHLMVIGLALYSGYYSRGEASLNTLFRPLPWVLIVFIPAVGMRLWAEEKRSGSIELLFTLPITTRTIVLAKFLAALLFICIGLALTLSLAVTTGYLGNPDWGVIFSGYIGAILTASAFLSITAVCSALTKNQVIAFVISVMICLFATLMGSDWLAKFLGSSVPIAVLDFLRLMSFEQHFATMAKGLIDISAVSFYVLLSAACLGLNLIVIEK; this is translated from the coding sequence ATGTCCCAACTAAGACCCATTTTTAAGAAAGAATTCCTCGGCTATTTCCGCTCACCTGTAGGCTACGTCATTCTCGCAGTCTTCCACCTCATGGTGATCGGCCTAGCACTCTATTCTGGCTACTACAGCCGAGGCGAAGCGTCCCTCAACACTCTGTTTCGCCCCCTCCCTTGGGTTCTCATCGTTTTCATCCCCGCGGTAGGCATGAGGCTTTGGGCAGAGGAAAAGCGTTCTGGAAGTATCGAGCTGCTTTTCACCTTGCCCATTACCACTCGCACTATCGTCCTCGCAAAGTTCTTAGCTGCCCTCTTGTTCATCTGCATCGGTTTGGCATTAACGCTGTCCTTGGCCGTCACAACGGGCTATCTCGGCAATCCTGACTGGGGTGTCATCTTTTCCGGATACATCGGAGCAATTCTGACCGCTTCTGCGTTTTTATCCATCACAGCAGTCTGCTCCGCTCTGACGAAAAACCAGGTCATCGCCTTCGTAATCAGCGTGATGATTTGCCTTTTCGCCACATTGATGGGCTCGGACTGGCTAGCAAAGTTCCTAGGAAGCTCAGTACCCATAGCAGTATTGGATTTCTTGAGACTCATGAGTTTTGAACAACACTTTGCGACCATGGCGAAAGGCCTCATCGATATAAGCGCCGTATCTTTTTATGTGTTGCTCTCGGCCGCTTGCCTCGGTCTCAACCTAATAGTCATAGAAAAGTAA
- a CDS encoding ABC transporter ATP-binding protein, producing the protein MVTVDHLVKDYGTLRAVDGVSFTINKGDILGFLGPNGAGKSTTMKMITGFLTPTSGTVTVDGLDVSKNPIEVKRQIGYLPESSAAYPEMTVVEFLTYVAEARGIRDPEELNSRLADVIVNCHLDSVKYRAIENLSKGYRQRVGVAQAIIHDPKVLILDEPTDGLDPNQKHEVRKLIQAMSKDKAIVLSTHILEEVEAICNRVIIIDQGKVLVDETPAEFKARIPGASIDEVFRDLTKGSALA; encoded by the coding sequence ATGGTTACAGTAGATCATCTCGTCAAAGACTACGGTACGCTCAGAGCAGTGGACGGAGTCTCGTTCACCATTAACAAGGGCGACATTCTTGGATTTCTCGGTCCCAATGGGGCGGGAAAGTCGACCACCATGAAAATGATCACCGGCTTTCTGACGCCGACCTCCGGGACAGTCACCGTCGATGGATTGGACGTATCCAAAAACCCGATCGAAGTTAAACGCCAAATTGGCTACCTTCCCGAATCGAGTGCGGCGTATCCAGAAATGACCGTGGTCGAGTTTCTCACCTACGTGGCAGAAGCCAGAGGTATCCGCGACCCTGAGGAACTGAACTCGCGTCTGGCCGACGTCATCGTGAATTGCCATTTGGATTCGGTTAAATACAGAGCCATCGAAAACTTATCAAAGGGTTATCGCCAAAGGGTCGGAGTTGCCCAAGCCATCATTCACGATCCGAAGGTCCTTATTCTCGACGAGCCGACCGATGGCCTAGACCCGAACCAAAAGCATGAAGTGAGGAAGTTAATACAAGCCATGTCCAAGGATAAGGCCATCGTGCTCTCCACTCACATACTTGAGGAGGTGGAGGCCATCTGCAACCGCGTCATCATCATCGACCAAGGCAAAGTCCTAGTCGACGAGACGCCAGCCGAGTTCAAAGCCCGCATCCCCGGAGCAAGCATAGATGAAGTGTTTAGAGACCTTACAAAAGGCTCCGCCCTCGCTTAG